One Cellulomonas sp. WB94 genomic window, GTGGTGATGAACCACAATGTACCCTGCGGAACCCCCTTATGGCACGTTATGGCATGCCATAAGGCGCTGAATCCGCAGGTTCGAGATGCGATTGGCCTATCGCCCAAGCTCGGAGACCTGCTGGACTAGCCCGGATCTTTCATGGAGCTCGGTCGGTCTGGAGCGCGGCGTCGTTGTCGGCGTTCGGTGCTGATTGTGGCATCGGGGTGCGACGAAGGGCCGCGTGTCGTCGCGGTGGGCGCCGGTTCCGGCCGGTCGTGCGGGTGCTGGTGGCGGTCAGAGACGAGGTCGACGGCTCAGGGCGGGGCGGGTAGGGCGGTCAGTCGTTGGTGACCGGTGGTCAGGACCTCGGCCCAGGGGTGGGTGTCCTTGACGTGCAGGATCAGGGTGCGGGCGTGCCGGGCCAGCGTCGCGGGCACGTGCAGGAGCCGGGTTCGTAGGCGTTTGGGTTCCCAGCGGCGGGCCGCGGTGGTGGCGAACGCGAGCAGCTGGGTCCAGGCCGTCAGGTCCGAGGCCAGTGCCACGATCGCGCACCAGATCTGGTTGGCGCCGAAGTTCTTCAGCGGCAGGTTCCGCAGTCCTGTGTCTTTGGCGGCGCGGATCCGGTCCTCGCAGCGGGCGCGGCGGCGGTGCCGCAGCTCCAGGTCCTGCAGCTGCCCGGTCGTGGTGTTCGTGACGAACGCGGTCAGCCGGTAGCCGCCCGCGTCGTCCAGGCGCCCCTGGGACACCCCGGCTCCGGGGTGGGGTCGTTCGCGGCGCACGATCACGCGCATGTGGGCCGGCCATCCGCCCAGGTGGCCGCCGGCGGCGAGCAGGTCGGTGATGTCGGCGACGTCCGCGCCGTCGCGGGCCGCACCGTCGCCGTTGAGGGCCGCCGTCCAGGCCGCCGGGGGGATCTGGGCGTAGATGCCCTGCATGTGGGCCCACGGCAGGGTCCACCCGATCGAGTAGGAGACCCCGCGGCCGGCCAGCCAGGTGACGTAGTCCTTCGTCCCGCCACCGCCGTCGGTGCGGATCAGGACCTTGCGACCTGGGCGGGAGGGGTTGATCCCGGGGACAGCGGCCAGCGCGGCGCGGGTGACCTCGATGTGGTCCGCGGCGGTGTTCGAGCCCGCGTTGCCCGCCCGCAGGCTCATCGCCAGCAGCTCGCCGGTTCCCTCGGCGCCGTGGTCGGCGAACGCGCACAGCGGGTGGAACCCGAAGCCCCGCTTGAACGTCGGGGCGGCTTGATCCTTCTCCGAGTGGGCGGTGATCAGCGTGGCGTCCAGGTCGATCACCAACGGCGCGGCAGCGCTGATCTGGTGCGTCGGGGCGTGCTCGCCGGCCGCGGCCCAGACCGCGGCCCGGGCCTGCTTCCTGGCCCGGGCGATCTGGGCCAGGACCTTGTCCGCATCGACCCCCAGCGCCGCCACCGCCCGGGAGACCGTCGCCTCGGAGGCCACCGACCCGAACAGCTCTGCCTCGCCGCGCAGCAGCGCGGCGTCGGCCAGGCAGTCCCCGCCCAGCACCAGCGCCACCGCGAGATCAGTCAGGACCTTCGCGGGGTCGTGCACCGCGAACGGTGAGCGCCACCGGTCCAACGCCTGCGACAGCGCGACGTCCAGACCCGCGGCCCGCACCGTCTGGGTCAGCAGCACCCCGCCGGCCGATCCGGCCGCGGCCACCGGCGCAGCATCGACTCGGACACGCGGGTAGAACCCGATAGCGTTCACCTGGAAGGTGCTCCTCGAACTGGTCTGATCTGTCCCTCGCAAGACACATCATCCCAGGTCAGGAGCACTTTCCTCGTCTACGCCACGACCGCGCCGTGAAATCTCCAGGCTAGCGTCTGCCCCAGGACGTAGAACTTGCGGGCATCACCCGACAGTCCGTCCGGCCTCGGCCCGCTCTCACCCACAGGCCAGAGGCCCGCGCGATCGATCATGACGCCGAACGCATCGAGGTAGTCCGGCTCAGCCGGGTCGTCCCCCCGGTACGAGACGCTGATCGAACCGCTCTTCGGCAGGCCTGCCTCGGTGGTGCCGTCGGTGAAGTCGCCCTCCAGGCGCCACATGGTTCGGATCGAGCATTCGGGCGGGAGGGTACGAGGCGTCTCGAAGAGCCCACGGACTGCTTTGGTCACGTCATCGGCGGGATCTGGCCAGTTGTCGAACTCCAGCCTTACGCCACGCGCAGCCGACCTGCCGGTGTTCTTGACGCGGAGATCGTAGGTCCCCGGCCCGGCCAGGCCAGGGACGACCTCCACCCATACGTACGGACGGGTCTGGGCCATGCTGTCGAAGCGTGCCTGCTCGTTTGCAGCACGGGCTGCCTCCGCGGATGCCCGCCCCGCCTCGCTCGACATCCGCGATGCTTCGAGGGTCGCTTTCGCGGTTCGCCACGCGACGTAGGCGAACACGGCCACCGCCGCAGAGAACACCGCCATGGCGAGCGATGACCATGCCGCTACTTGCTCTGCCCAGTTCGGATCAGTCATGGCCGGATCATCCCAGAGCGTCTCCCCGGCTGGGCGCCGTCGGCGCGGCCTTCCTGGCGGGCGTCGCGTTGGAGTTCGGCATGTCTTGCAGTTGGGCCATCCACGGGCTGTTCATGAGGTCTGTCGGATCGAGGGTGTACTCCGGTGAGACGAGGCTGATGAACCCCATCTGCACGAGGTCGCCTTCAAATGTCGTGGAGCCATACGGCTCGGTGGTGTCGAAGCGGTAGGTCACCATGACCCAACCCCACATCGTGTGTCCCTCGATGGCCACCAGTTTGCCGTCGGGTGCCGCATACCCCGAAACGTCACCGATGAACGATCCGTACTCCATCGACTGATGCAGCCGGAGACGGAGCAGGTCGGACTGAACGAGCATGTCGAACCCGATGTGCGGCGGGGCGCCCGCGTCTGCGCTCGTGTCGTCGAGGTAGTTGATCAGCAACTCCGGGATCCCGAGCTCACAGTCGACGGCCATGCAGCAGACGTGCTTGACCCAATACTTGATGAGTTTGACGCGCTCGCTGGGCCAATCCGCTCCGTAGATGTCCGAGAAGCGAAACCTGCGGTCCGCCCCAATCACCGACTCGTGGGCCGCCATGAACTCGACGAATCTGTCGTACGCACGATCGAATGGTTGGCTTCTAGCATTGTTGCACTTCTTGCATAATGAGGGCCGAAATTTGACGCTTGAGGCATTCGGCCCCTGAATTGGTCTCAGTTCCCCACCGTGCTGCGAATGTACAACAGTGTTGTCGCCACGCCACGGGCCGCGGCCGTTGTTCATTCGCAGTTCAGCTTGCTTGAACTTGTGCTCACGCGAGTCCGCGGGCGCGCCGCACCACCAACATCTCCGTCCAGGCACCTCCGCCTCCGCCTCAGGCTCCTGTGTCACGTAGTCCTCCTTGCGCAGCGCAATGGGGCCCGAGCCCTATCGGCGCGGTCACAAGGCTAGTTCGAGGCTGATGCGTAGCCTGGTCCGTCGGGTTCGGTCGACAGGCGCGCGTCCGTAGCAGGTCGCCACGGACGGCACGGAAGGTCTCACACCCACCTGAGTCGCGTCGCCCCGCGCCGGCCGTCACATGTCCTTGAGGTCGGCACTTCGAATACGGGCGGAGGGGGTGCTCCACTCCATGGCGCAGAGCTGGCCGTGAGCGAGGGGCTCGCGCACAAGGCGCTCGATGCCGACGGTGGCCTTTGGTGCGGCAGTCCGCTACCTCAGGTCCCCGTCGCGTCCGCAGCCGCGTCGACCATGCGCGTTGCCCAGCCGACCGCCTTCGTGGCGTCGCTGCGGCTGATCGGGGCCGACTGGTACTGGGCGGTCGTCTTCAGTCCGAGCAGGCGACGAAAGGTGGACTCGAGAGCCTTGCCCGCAGGTCCCGCGGCGGCGAGCTCCGGAACCGCCGAGCGGTGATCATCGGACTTGCCTGTGCGTCCGGCCAGACGCAGGCAGATCGCGTCCTTGGCATTGATGCCGGCCAGCACGGCTGACGACGCCGCGGCGGAGAACAGATCCAGGTCCACCTCCAGGCTGGCAGCGGTGAGGAACTCCTTGGCCTTGCGCAGGTGTCCCTGCGACTCTTCGAGGGCGCCCACGTCAGGCGACCGCGACCGGGCGCGGGACGGTTGCGAGCGATCCGACGATGGCGCGTCCGTCGCGGCGGATCTCCATGAGCAGGCGCTCGCCGGCGGCGGCCATCGTCGCGAGCTCGGCCTCCGACCGGTCGAGCACCTCGCACGGGTTGCCGGTCCAGCGCTCTACCTGCGAGGTCAGGTCGGTCAGGGCGTTGTGCCACGCGGGGTCGTCGTCATCGACGGCCGATGGCCGCACGACGAGCAGGTCGATGTCGCTTGCGGTGTCGCCATCACCGCGCGCAGCAGAGCCGTAGATGACGACGGCGACGGGTGGGCGGCTCCAAGCCTCGGCGTGCTCGGAGATCCGTGCCCACAGCTGCTGCCGCAGCGTCGCCAGGTATTCGACGGCCCCGGCCGCGAGATGCTCGCGGTTGAGCACGAACAGCGACGCCGAGCCGGCCGAGGTGCGCTCGACGAGCCCGGCAACGGTCAGCTCGCGCAGGATTCGCGCGACGCGGGATTGAGAGACCCGCGGGTGCGAGAGCTCAGAGATACCTCGACCAGTCAGCGGCGTCGTCGTCCCCGCAAGGACCGCGAGCACGGGACCGTGGGCCGACGGCACAACGCAGCTCATCGGGTTGGAGACATCCATCGCCCCTCCAGTGACGCTTCGAGGACTCACGTGAAGCCTATAGTACTCACAGCGTCAGCGTCGTCCGAGCCGCGGCACGACACGCGCGGGCCGCAGCAGGTCGTCGAGGTCGGTCCGTCGGATGCGGACGACGCGGGCGCCGACCTTGACGGCACGCAGGTCCCCTTCCGCGATGAGCTTCCTGATGAAGCGCTCGGTGACGGCCAGTTCGTCGGCGGCCTGCGCGACCGTCAAGTACGGCGACTGGGTCGAGCGGATGGTGGTGGACGACATGTCGCTCCTTCGTGCCGGTCGGGGGTGCGGTCAGATGCTGAGGACGGGCCCGTCGTGTGATGCGGGCGGGGTGTAGCTCGGTCGGCCGAGGCCGGCAGACAGCGTCGACCTCGGACGCGCCTGCTGGGGGAGTGCGGGCGGCACGGGTGGTGGTTGGTGGCGGTGGTAGGTGTGCCAGGTCTCGGTGGCGGTGGGCTCGGCGTGGCTGGTGGCGAGGATCTGTTCGAGGATCGGGCGGGCGGTCGGAGGGTGCGGGTCGCCGGGGAGGCAGTCGATGTCGGGGTCGTCGAGGACGACGTAGGTGTGGTTGTGGTGGCGGCCGCGGGTCATGGCGACATAGAGGTCTTCGTGGGCCATGCCCGGTGCGGCGATGGTGTGGGTCTCGTCGGCGGTGATGCCCTGGGTGCGGGCGGTGGAGGTCGCGTAGCCGAGCTCGACGTGCGCAGCGACGTAGGCGGCCGACAGGCGGATGGTGCCGCGGGCGGCGGGGTGGCCGGTGTCGCCGAGGCGACCGCCGCGTCGGTCGATGTCACGTCGCGGATCGGCGGGTGGGCTCGCGGTGGCGGGTTGGGCGAGGAGGGCGCCGTCGGGCAGGACGCGGGTGATGTCCCACAGGGAGCCGTTGCGCAGGTGTCCGTCGGGGGTGCGCAGGCGGCGGTGGTTGTGACGGGCGACGATGCGGTCGCCGGGTGAGGCGGTGAGCCCGTCATGCAGCATGACGGCGGACTCGGGGCGGACGGTTCCAGCCTCGATCGCCAGCGCGTGCGCGCGGGCGTTGAGGTCGCGCACGG contains:
- a CDS encoding IS1380 family transposase — translated: MNAIGFYPRVRVDAAPVAAAGSAGGVLLTQTVRAAGLDVALSQALDRWRSPFAVHDPAKVLTDLAVALVLGGDCLADAALLRGEAELFGSVASEATVSRAVAALGVDADKVLAQIARARKQARAAVWAAAGEHAPTHQISAAAPLVIDLDATLITAHSEKDQAAPTFKRGFGFHPLCAFADHGAEGTGELLAMSLRAGNAGSNTAADHIEVTRAALAAVPGINPSRPGRKVLIRTDGGGGTKDYVTWLAGRGVSYSIGWTLPWAHMQGIYAQIPPAAWTAALNGDGAARDGADVADITDLLAAGGHLGGWPAHMRVIVRRERPHPGAGVSQGRLDDAGGYRLTAFVTNTTTGQLQDLELRHRRRARCEDRIRAAKDTGLRNLPLKNFGANQIWCAIVALASDLTAWTQLLAFATTAARRWEPKRLRTRLLHVPATLARHARTLILHVKDTHPWAEVLTTGHQRLTALPAPP
- a CDS encoding HEPN domain-containing protein gives rise to the protein MGALEESQGHLRKAKEFLTAASLEVDLDLFSAAASSAVLAGINAKDAICLRLAGRTGKSDDHRSAVPELAAAGPAGKALESTFRRLLGLKTTAQYQSAPISRSDATKAVGWATRMVDAAADATGT
- a CDS encoding nucleotidyltransferase domain-containing protein, whose protein sequence is MDVSNPMSCVVPSAHGPVLAVLAGTTTPLTGRGISELSHPRVSQSRVARILRELTVAGLVERTSAGSASLFVLNREHLAAGAVEYLATLRQQLWARISEHAEAWSRPPVAVVIYGSAARGDGDTASDIDLLVVRPSAVDDDDPAWHNALTDLTSQVERWTGNPCEVLDRSEAELATMAAAGERLLMEIRRDGRAIVGSLATVPRPVAVA
- a CDS encoding helix-turn-helix domain-containing protein; protein product: MSSTTIRSTQSPYLTVAQAADELAVTERFIRKLIAEGDLRAVKVGARVVRIRRTDLDDLLRPARVVPRLGRR